In Notamacropus eugenii isolate mMacEug1 chromosome 1, mMacEug1.pri_v2, whole genome shotgun sequence, one genomic interval encodes:
- the LOC140505721 gene encoding interferon tau-9-like gives MTSWTLLPVALVLLCSSMLCSLGCDLTQDLQEDFSLVNQMSTFSLVPCLKDRTNFNFPKEAMEGSELQREDATGIVHEMLQQTFTLFSQNAVPATWNQIQVTQLLSGLNQQLEQGEKCRRQDVEWEQPSLGSENAKLALKSYFQGINQYLQRKGYHHCAWEIVRVEIRRALLFMSKFISTYRD, from the coding sequence ATGACCTCCTGGACCTTGTTGCCAGTTGCCCTGGTGCTGCTCTGCTCCAGCATGCTCTGCTCCCTGGGCTGTGACCTGACTCAGGATCTCCAGGAAGACTTCTCACTTGTGAACCAAATGAGCACATTTTCCCTGGTACCATGCCTGAAGGACAGGACCAACTTCAACTTCCCAAAGGAAGCCATGGAGGGCAGCGAGCTCCAGAGAGAAGATGCCACAGGCATTGTTCATGAAATGCTCCAGCAGACCTTCACCCTCTTCAGTCAGAATGCTGTTCCTGCTACTTGGAATCAGATCCAGGTGACACAGCTTCTCAGTGGACTGAATCAGCAGCTAGAACAAGGGGAGAAGTGCCGCAGGCAGGATGTGGAATGGGAACAGCCTTCTTTAGGAAGTGAGAATGCCAAGCTTGCCCTCAAGAGCTACTTTCAAGGAATAAATCAGTACCTTCAAAGAAAAGGGTACCACCACTGTGCCTGGGAGATTGTTCGAGTAGAGATCAGGAGAGCCCTCCTGTTCATGAGCAAATTCATAAGTACATATAGGGATTAA